One region of Verrucomicrobiia bacterium genomic DNA includes:
- a CDS encoding iron-sulfur cluster assembly accessory protein, translating into METIASPDPVITLTSAAAEEVKAMLGLPENAGKIMRVYVEQGGCSGMQYSMVFDEKRGDDLIVEMHGVAVVVDPFSAQYLKGTQVDFSDALTGGGFKIANPNARQSCGCGKSFQA; encoded by the coding sequence ATGGAAACCATCGCCAGCCCTGATCCAGTCATTACGCTCACTTCCGCCGCTGCGGAGGAGGTGAAGGCGATGCTCGGGCTTCCTGAGAATGCGGGAAAAATCATGCGGGTTTACGTGGAGCAGGGTGGGTGTTCGGGCATGCAGTATTCCATGGTTTTCGATGAAAAGCGCGGGGACGACCTGATCGTGGAAATGCATGGTGTGGCCGTGGTCGTGGATCCGTTCAGCGCGCAGTACCTCAAGGGAACGCAGGTTGATTTCAGCGACGCCCTCACCGGTGGCGGTTTCAAGATTGCAAACCCCAATGCCCGCCAGAGCTGTGGCTGCGGCAAATCATTTCAGGCCTGA
- the uvrA gene encoding excinuclease ABC subunit UvrA, whose translation MSKEFIRIGGAREHNLKNLTLSIPRDKLVVITGLSGSGKSSLAFDTIYAEGQRKYVESLSAYARQFLDQMQKPDVDYIEGLSPAISIEQRGSGSSPRSIIATTTEIYDYLRLLYAHVGQPYCPETGVPIVTQSTSDIVDRILALPARTRVMILAPVVREQKGEFRDVVERLGREGFVRARIDGEVIELTNNVRVKLDPKARHTIEAVVDRLVIDEKIRVRLSDSVETALKWGEGTLVTLHDPPVASGSGSPVQRTPDSTPRATQWIETLHSNRNVSPATGKSYDRLTPKHFSFNAPIGACSVCHGLGQKMVFDEGLVVPDAEKTLEQGAVLPWRRGGKRMIVYYKAMLRAMASHFGVSMDVPYKDLPEDFRRRLMWGTGDAEIEFKFWRAGKVSTATRPFEGVIPNLGRLYEESESEFTRNRLKGFMSPQFCDACRGRRLKPEILAVRLGTGSIPAAQNASSNGARAATPADDSPALPGLSIMDVCALSVEKADRFFEALVLSEFQQKIATEIIKEIRARLGFLKNVGLGYLTLNRESGTLSGGEAQRIRLATQIGAGLVGVLYILDEPSIGLHQRDNDRLLRTLEGLRDLGNSVLVVEHDADTIRKADYILDLGPGAGVRGGELVAAGTLSEILTSTRSMTARYLTGELNVAVPKERKKASADRGWIEVLGATENNLKNVDFRFPIGLFTCVTGVSGSGKSTLVDDILRRALFRKFFGSKDRPGAHRELKGYEGLDKVIVIDQTPIGRTPRSNPATYTGMFNAIRDLFARLPAAKIRGYESGRFSFNVKGGRCEKCEGDGLIKIEMHFLPPVYVTCEACNGRRYNRETLEITYKGLNIADVLEMTVDEAVTFFRAVPQIYDPLLTLAEVGLGYIRLGQSGTTLSGGEAQRIKLAAELSRKATGRTLYILDEPTTGLHFHDVAKLLEVLFRLRASGNTLLIIEHNLDVIKTADWVIDLGPEGGDGGGRIVAQGTPEQVVLSPESHTGRYLKAVLQGSGPGV comes from the coding sequence GTGAGCAAGGAATTCATCAGGATCGGCGGTGCGCGTGAGCATAATCTCAAGAACCTCACGCTCTCCATTCCCCGCGACAAGCTCGTCGTCATCACGGGTTTGAGCGGGTCCGGCAAGTCATCCCTGGCATTCGATACGATCTATGCGGAGGGTCAGCGCAAATACGTTGAGTCTCTTTCCGCCTATGCGCGGCAGTTTCTTGACCAGATGCAGAAGCCTGACGTTGACTACATTGAAGGGCTTTCACCTGCCATTTCGATCGAACAGCGTGGATCAGGATCGAGTCCGCGTTCGATCATCGCCACCACGACGGAAATCTACGATTACCTGCGCCTCCTCTATGCGCACGTGGGACAGCCCTATTGCCCGGAAACCGGGGTGCCTATTGTCACTCAAAGCACGAGTGACATTGTGGATCGCATCCTCGCGCTGCCGGCTCGCACCCGCGTGATGATTCTTGCGCCTGTGGTGCGGGAGCAGAAGGGCGAATTTCGGGATGTGGTTGAGCGCCTCGGCCGCGAGGGATTCGTCCGCGCGCGCATCGATGGCGAGGTCATTGAACTCACGAACAATGTCCGCGTGAAGCTGGATCCGAAGGCGCGGCACACAATAGAGGCTGTTGTGGATCGTCTCGTGATTGACGAAAAGATCCGCGTCCGACTGAGCGATTCGGTTGAGACTGCCCTGAAGTGGGGCGAGGGCACGCTGGTCACCTTGCATGATCCCCCTGTCGCGTCCGGTTCTGGATCCCCAGTTCAACGGACTCCGGACAGCACGCCGCGGGCAACGCAGTGGATCGAGACGCTTCATTCGAACCGAAACGTCAGCCCGGCGACGGGCAAGAGCTACGATCGTCTGACGCCCAAACATTTTTCTTTCAACGCCCCCATCGGTGCCTGTTCGGTATGCCACGGGCTGGGTCAAAAAATGGTATTTGATGAAGGCCTCGTTGTGCCCGATGCGGAAAAGACATTGGAACAGGGCGCTGTCCTGCCATGGCGCCGGGGCGGCAAACGGATGATCGTGTATTACAAGGCAATGCTTCGTGCGATGGCTTCTCATTTCGGAGTGAGCATGGACGTTCCGTACAAGGATCTTCCTGAAGATTTTCGACGGCGCTTGATGTGGGGGACTGGCGATGCAGAAATCGAATTCAAGTTCTGGCGCGCCGGCAAGGTCAGCACCGCAACGCGGCCGTTCGAAGGTGTGATTCCCAACCTGGGCCGGCTGTATGAGGAGAGCGAGAGCGAATTCACACGAAACCGTTTGAAGGGATTCATGAGCCCTCAATTCTGTGACGCGTGCCGCGGGCGCCGGTTGAAACCCGAGATCCTGGCCGTGCGGCTGGGAACGGGTTCGATTCCAGCCGCGCAGAACGCCTCTTCGAATGGCGCGCGGGCCGCCACTCCTGCAGATGATTCACCGGCTTTGCCCGGGCTTTCGATCATGGATGTCTGCGCGTTGTCGGTCGAGAAAGCGGACCGATTTTTTGAAGCGCTGGTGCTCTCCGAATTCCAGCAGAAGATCGCGACGGAGATCATCAAGGAAATCCGTGCCCGCCTTGGCTTCCTAAAAAATGTGGGTCTCGGGTATCTCACGCTGAACCGCGAGAGCGGAACCCTCAGCGGCGGTGAAGCCCAGCGGATCCGGTTGGCAACGCAGATCGGCGCCGGGCTGGTCGGCGTTCTCTATATTCTCGACGAACCCAGCATTGGCCTGCATCAGCGCGACAACGATCGCCTTCTCCGAACACTCGAAGGATTGCGTGATCTCGGAAACTCGGTGCTCGTGGTTGAACATGACGCCGACACCATCCGAAAAGCGGATTACATCCTCGATCTCGGTCCCGGCGCCGGGGTGCGGGGTGGCGAACTCGTCGCTGCAGGAACATTGTCCGAAATCCTCACAAGCACGCGCTCCATGACTGCGCGATATCTCACGGGCGAGTTGAATGTCGCGGTTCCCAAGGAACGAAAAAAAGCTTCAGCCGACCGGGGCTGGATCGAGGTGCTTGGCGCAACGGAAAACAATCTCAAGAATGTGGACTTCCGGTTTCCCATTGGACTGTTCACCTGCGTGACGGGCGTGAGCGGATCCGGCAAGAGCACCCTTGTGGATGACATTCTGCGGCGCGCGTTGTTTCGAAAGTTTTTCGGATCGAAGGACAGGCCGGGGGCGCATCGCGAACTGAAAGGATACGAAGGACTGGACAAGGTCATCGTGATTGACCAGACACCGATCGGACGCACCCCGCGCAGCAATCCTGCAACCTACACAGGGATGTTCAATGCGATTCGCGATCTGTTCGCGCGCCTGCCCGCAGCGAAGATTCGCGGTTACGAATCGGGGCGATTCAGTTTCAACGTGAAGGGCGGCCGTTGCGAAAAGTGCGAAGGCGACGGTTTGATCAAGATTGAGATGCATTTTCTTCCTCCGGTTTATGTCACATGCGAAGCATGCAACGGCCGGCGGTACAATCGCGAGACGCTCGAGATCACCTACAAGGGATTGAACATTGCCGACGTGCTTGAGATGACCGTGGACGAAGCAGTGACATTCTTTCGCGCAGTGCCGCAGATTTATGATCCACTGCTGACCCTTGCTGAGGTTGGGCTGGGTTACATTCGGCTGGGACAGTCAGGAACAACCTTGAGCGGGGGCGAAGCGCAACGCATCAAACTCGCCGCTGAATTGAGCCGCAAGGCAACCGGGCGAACGCTTTACATTCTCGATGAGCCCACGACCGGCCTGCATTTCCACGACGTCGCAAAGCTGCTCGAAGTGCTGTTCCGCTTGCGTGCATCTGGAAATACGCTGCTGATCATCGAGCACAACCTCGACGTGATCAAGACGGCGGACTGGGTGATCGACCTGGGGCCGGAGGGTGGCGACGGAGGCGGGCGGATTGTTGCGCAGGGCACGCCCGAACAGGTCGTGCTTTCCCCGGAAAGCCACACGGGCCGCTACCTGAAGGCCGTGCTGCAGGGTTCCGGCCCAGGAGTTTGA
- a CDS encoding response regulator transcription factor, whose translation MRILIIEDEPDLLSSLAQTFRDEGYAVDTATDGEEGLYKAETWEYDALVLDVMLPKRDGWSVLEKLRRTKKTPVLMLTARDRTRERIRGLDNGADDYLVKPFDLHELLARVRALIRRSAGQTRNILEIGDITIDMAARVVSRRGELVTVTAREYALLEFLALHRGQVVSRTALYEHLFDEDDSTLSNLLDVHVSNIRKKLGPDVITTRRGHGYCVE comes from the coding sequence ATGAGAATATTGATCATTGAGGACGAGCCCGATCTGCTGAGCAGCCTCGCCCAGACATTCAGGGATGAAGGTTATGCCGTTGATACCGCGACGGATGGCGAGGAAGGGCTCTACAAGGCCGAGACGTGGGAATACGACGCGCTCGTGCTGGATGTAATGCTTCCCAAGCGCGACGGCTGGAGCGTGCTTGAGAAATTGCGGCGCACGAAGAAAACCCCCGTGCTGATGCTCACCGCCCGCGACCGGACGCGCGAGCGTATTCGCGGCCTCGACAATGGCGCCGATGATTACCTGGTCAAACCCTTCGACCTTCACGAGTTGCTCGCCCGTGTTCGCGCGCTGATCCGCCGCAGCGCGGGCCAGACGCGCAACATCCTCGAAATCGGGGACATAACGATCGACATGGCGGCCAGGGTGGTGTCGCGGCGGGGGGAGCTTGTCACAGTTACAGCGCGCGAGTATGCGTTGCTGGAATTTCTTGCATTGCACCGCGGTCAGGTTGTGAGCCGGACCGCGCTCTACGAGCATTTGTTCGATGAAGATGACAGCACGCTTTCGAATTTGCTGGATGTTCACGTCTCAAACATTCGCAAGAAATTGGGACCCGATGTGATCACCACGCGGCGGGGCCATGGATATTGCGTGGAGTAA
- a CDS encoding ATP-binding protein, with protein MTIKSIRWQLQLWYGLILLAVLVGFGVTAYQLQSARQWRQLDLELERRAHMLAGAWRPLGPRERPPMPGNGAGDRFNVPERPPFMDSDGRPDRGDGLPRFQRPNRRPAEFRITPHQTALFDDGTANDFYYAAWNREGVRVSQSTNAPSSLSRPELRGPRGVQSPETRDTWREVLLVTPQGDSLLVGGSILPEQRELRKVAVRLATVGAVILIFGLAGGGWLAARATRPIRSITETANRISGGDLSHRISVADTESELGELAGILNGTFARLEAAFGQQKQFTSDAAHELRTPVSVMLTQTQSALNRERSADEYRATIEACHRSAQRMRRLLESLLELARLDAGQENLRRSAVNLAPIAGECIDQLRPLASDKQIQITVDLRDAPCVGDSERLGQVITNLVSNAIHYNRERGNIHVKTRSEQRFAIVEVVDDGPGISSEHQANVFKRFYRIDAARTSAQGHSGLGLAICRSIVEAHGGTIDVRSREGQGTTFVVRLPSA; from the coding sequence ATGACCATCAAATCGATTCGATGGCAGCTGCAGCTCTGGTACGGACTCATTCTTCTGGCTGTGCTGGTTGGGTTTGGTGTCACGGCTTACCAACTTCAAAGCGCGCGTCAATGGCGCCAGCTGGATCTGGAGCTCGAGCGGCGCGCACACATGCTCGCGGGAGCGTGGCGTCCGCTTGGTCCTCGCGAACGTCCGCCCATGCCAGGAAATGGGGCGGGCGATCGATTCAACGTTCCGGAGCGGCCACCGTTCATGGACTCCGATGGACGACCCGATCGCGGGGATGGGCTGCCGCGATTCCAGCGACCGAATCGCCGGCCTGCGGAATTCCGCATCACGCCTCATCAGACAGCGCTGTTTGACGATGGCACGGCGAACGATTTTTATTATGCGGCGTGGAATCGCGAAGGCGTGCGCGTCTCGCAATCCACGAATGCCCCTTCATCACTTTCTCGTCCCGAATTGCGGGGCCCGCGCGGGGTTCAATCGCCGGAAACCCGCGACACGTGGCGCGAAGTGCTGCTGGTCACGCCACAGGGCGACTCATTGCTGGTTGGCGGATCGATCCTCCCGGAACAACGTGAGCTTCGAAAGGTAGCGGTTCGGCTGGCAACCGTCGGCGCGGTGATCCTTATCTTTGGCCTGGCTGGCGGCGGCTGGCTTGCGGCTCGCGCAACGCGGCCGATTCGCAGCATCACGGAAACAGCCAATCGAATTTCCGGGGGTGACCTTTCGCATCGCATCAGCGTGGCGGACACGGAAAGCGAACTTGGGGAACTCGCGGGCATTCTCAACGGCACATTCGCGCGGCTCGAGGCGGCATTCGGCCAGCAAAAGCAATTCACCTCGGATGCCGCGCATGAATTGCGAACTCCAGTTTCAGTAATGCTCACGCAGACGCAGTCTGCTCTGAATCGCGAGCGCAGCGCAGATGAGTATCGCGCAACGATCGAGGCGTGCCATCGCTCAGCTCAGCGAATGCGGAGGTTGTTGGAATCACTGCTTGAATTGGCGCGGCTGGACGCCGGACAGGAGAACTTGCGCCGTTCGGCGGTGAACCTTGCGCCGATAGCAGGAGAATGCATTGACCAGCTGCGGCCCCTTGCTTCGGACAAGCAGATCCAGATCACAGTGGACTTGCGCGACGCGCCATGCGTTGGCGACTCCGAGCGGCTGGGGCAGGTGATCACCAATCTCGTTTCAAATGCGATTCACTACAACCGCGAGCGAGGCAACATCCACGTGAAGACCCGAAGCGAACAGCGTTTTGCCATAGTCGAGGTGGTGGATGACGGGCCCGGCATTTCCTCCGAACATCAGGCAAATGTGTTCAAGCGCTTCTATCGCATCGACGCCGCGAGGACATCCGCGCAGGGGCATTCCGGTCTTGGGCTGGCGATCTGCCGTTCGATTGTTGAAGCACACGGGGGCACGATCGATGTGCGGAGTCGCGAAGGGCAGGGGACGACCTTTGTGGTCCGGCTCCCGAGCGCATGA
- a CDS encoding tetratricopeptide repeat protein, producing the protein MAWRRYMLLFLVCAGVMPLRAASGNAENNAFNSAARKFNNELWSLAAQDFSVFVTNFPTSFRVPEAVLFQAQALVKDRRYTAAVDVLKANQHRALELGDLYLYWIAHAHMGNSNFPAAAGAFAELIQQFPESTNCLEAVIGQATALARMEAWPDVTGLLNSTNQPFRIEAHWNTNAWMARGWILLGEAELKLGRPEHAAEAVGRLNQLNLTPEAAWRRLHLQTRIDLTSGRMDEARTAATNLLPLAQQAGSPALRAETFELLGGIFERMKRVEDAVACYEQNLTNGVPVEHQRTALFKITELSRPADAVRRLEQFRRDFPQSQASDGVLLALGELQLKQAATGAEVQTNLLLQAQTHFDLLLTNFPGSSLAGKAWLGKGWCLWYSTNYPAAGAAFRNAMERLPLPEDQAVARFKLADTFFSAGQLQPALQAYQDVVNTYAAVPEVKHGLLEQALYQAVRAAVALTNLPAATNALHQLLEWYPDGLMGDRCLFLVAEGFAQNNEPVRARELLIEFEERFADAGSPLLPQVGMAVSRTYEREGNWAAAITNYDAWIASYTNHPQVPEVQFARAWDTAMAGSETNALELFDQFVRKYPGHDLAPRARWWIGDYFFKQGNYGKAEENYPYTTNYAGSDLFFLAHLRAGAAAMARLSYKDAISYFTNVIANPRSPNDLKVKAAIAAGDACMARNEAGASNRIADLEEAAGYFNLVLKSFPTNAQAPLAWGRLGDCFKEMGLQNPRAYDRAVEAYNKVITAETATTGMRRQAKIGIGIIAEARAEGKGGAEQHALREEALAHYADAFEFEEIRRDEANDAFWYQKAGLETARMAELLGKWPQAVNIYRSLQATPNLPPAVHATLERRRLRALEQVRGSSGTAAQ; encoded by the coding sequence ATGGCTTGGCGCCGATACATGTTGCTGTTCCTGGTATGCGCGGGAGTGATGCCTTTGCGCGCGGCTTCAGGCAATGCGGAGAACAACGCGTTCAACAGCGCCGCCCGAAAGTTCAACAACGAACTCTGGTCACTTGCGGCGCAGGATTTCTCGGTATTTGTCACCAACTTCCCCACTTCATTCCGCGTGCCCGAAGCCGTTCTGTTCCAGGCTCAGGCCCTGGTGAAGGATCGACGCTACACCGCCGCGGTCGACGTGTTAAAGGCGAACCAGCATCGCGCTCTGGAACTCGGCGATTTGTATTTATATTGGATCGCACACGCGCACATGGGGAACAGCAACTTCCCGGCTGCGGCGGGCGCCTTTGCGGAGTTGATCCAGCAGTTTCCTGAATCGACGAATTGCCTTGAAGCCGTGATTGGGCAGGCAACGGCACTTGCCCGAATGGAAGCGTGGCCTGATGTCACCGGGTTGTTGAACAGCACCAACCAGCCTTTTCGGATTGAGGCACATTGGAATACGAATGCCTGGATGGCGCGAGGATGGATTCTACTGGGCGAAGCGGAGCTCAAGCTTGGACGGCCGGAGCACGCCGCTGAGGCTGTCGGCCGGTTGAATCAACTCAACCTCACACCCGAGGCGGCATGGCGCCGCTTGCATCTGCAAACCCGCATTGATCTAACGAGCGGGCGCATGGACGAGGCGCGGACGGCTGCGACCAATTTGCTTCCGCTTGCACAGCAGGCAGGCAGTCCTGCGTTGCGGGCGGAAACTTTCGAGCTGCTGGGCGGCATTTTCGAGAGAATGAAACGCGTGGAAGACGCGGTTGCGTGTTACGAACAGAATCTTACGAACGGCGTCCCGGTTGAACATCAGCGCACGGCATTGTTTAAGATCACTGAACTCAGCCGGCCAGCCGATGCAGTGCGCCGGCTGGAACAGTTTCGGCGGGATTTTCCGCAGAGCCAGGCATCAGACGGAGTGTTGCTGGCGCTGGGTGAGTTGCAGTTAAAGCAGGCGGCCACGGGGGCTGAAGTGCAGACGAATTTGCTGTTGCAGGCGCAAACGCATTTCGACCTGCTGCTGACGAATTTTCCCGGCAGTTCGCTCGCAGGGAAGGCGTGGCTGGGGAAGGGTTGGTGCCTTTGGTACAGCACCAATTATCCGGCCGCGGGCGCCGCATTTCGCAACGCAATGGAACGCCTGCCATTGCCCGAGGACCAGGCGGTTGCGCGGTTCAAGCTCGCGGACACTTTTTTTTCCGCGGGCCAGCTGCAGCCGGCGCTGCAGGCGTATCAGGACGTGGTCAACACGTATGCGGCCGTCCCGGAGGTGAAGCATGGGCTTCTGGAACAGGCGCTCTACCAGGCGGTGCGCGCGGCGGTCGCGCTGACGAATCTTCCAGCAGCCACGAACGCGCTGCACCAATTGCTGGAATGGTATCCCGATGGGCTGATGGGCGATCGTTGCCTCTTCCTCGTTGCCGAAGGATTTGCGCAGAACAACGAACCGGTTCGCGCGCGGGAGTTGCTGATCGAATTCGAGGAACGATTTGCCGATGCCGGGTCGCCTTTGCTGCCCCAGGTGGGGATGGCCGTATCGCGCACCTATGAGAGGGAAGGCAACTGGGCTGCGGCGATCACGAATTATGACGCTTGGATTGCGAGCTACACCAATCATCCGCAGGTGCCCGAAGTGCAGTTCGCGCGCGCGTGGGATACCGCCATGGCTGGCAGCGAAACCAACGCGCTCGAGTTGTTCGACCAATTCGTCAGGAAATATCCGGGGCATGACCTTGCGCCGCGTGCCCGCTGGTGGATCGGCGATTACTTCTTCAAGCAGGGCAACTACGGGAAGGCGGAGGAGAATTATCCGTACACGACCAACTACGCGGGAAGCGACCTGTTCTTCCTTGCCCACCTGCGTGCCGGCGCCGCGGCGATGGCCCGGCTCAGCTACAAGGACGCGATTTCGTACTTCACGAATGTCATCGCCAATCCGAGGTCGCCGAACGATCTGAAAGTAAAGGCTGCAATTGCGGCGGGCGATGCGTGCATGGCGCGGAATGAAGCGGGCGCCAGCAACCGCATTGCAGATCTCGAAGAGGCCGCCGGATATTTCAATCTCGTTTTGAAATCGTTTCCGACGAATGCACAGGCTCCGCTCGCCTGGGGTCGCTTGGGCGATTGTTTCAAGGAAATGGGGCTGCAGAATCCCCGCGCATACGATCGCGCGGTCGAAGCCTACAACAAGGTGATCACCGCGGAAACAGCCACCACGGGCATGCGGCGCCAGGCGAAGATTGGAATTGGAATCATTGCCGAAGCGCGCGCGGAGGGTAAGGGCGGCGCCGAGCAGCACGCCCTGCGGGAAGAGGCCCTGGCACACTATGCCGATGCTTTCGAATTTGAGGAGATTCGCCGCGACGAGGCAAACGATGCGTTTTGGTATCAGAAGGCGGGTCTCGAAACGGCTCGCATGGCAGAGTTGCTCGGCAAATGGCCGCAGGCTGTGAACATTTATCGATCGCTGCAGGCAACTCCGAATCTTCCCCCAGCCGTGCATGCCACGCTCGAGCGCCGCCGATTGCGCGCACTGGAACAGGTACGCGGTTCTAGCGGCACGGCAGCACAATGA
- the recJ gene encoding single-stranded-DNA-specific exonuclease RecJ, with protein sequence MKFRWSIAPWDPLMVGQFSRELQVSTLLAQCLLNRGFSSADHTARFLEPRLANLADPILLPDMDRAVALLLTAREERQPLVIFGDYDVDGVTSTALLLEVFEHLGIVAEAYLPRRMDEGYGLSQEAVENCLRKFPATLVLAVDCGSTSVETIRDLAQRGVQTIVLDHHQVCDPAPDAAALVNPQRSLRAGPGAGAFTELCSAGLAFKLAHALVKKSRELGIPGAADYDLRPLLDLVALGTIADIVPLIGENRILVASGLARLNRTERPGLLALKQVAGITSPLGTYEAGFQLAPRLNAAGRLETAEDALRLLRAKSIDEALPLARTLDERNRERQTIERSIVDDVIGAIRAKFDPTKDFVIVEGQLPWHIGVVGIVASRVLQEFYRPTIIVGGDGAHWRGSGRSIAGFDLAAALRECSSLLVRHGGHAMAAGVTLATGNLEALRVRLNELARQHLKTDDLHPPLRLDAEVSLSDLTLGRLQELDRLRPTGQGNPTIQLCSRGLTHQRPLQRVGANRQHVKMWVTDGTAGHEAVWWGAGNGSLPVGQFDLAFAPQVNEFNGRRCVQLKVLDWRTTGAR encoded by the coding sequence ATGAAGTTTCGGTGGTCGATTGCTCCGTGGGATCCGCTCATGGTTGGCCAGTTCTCCAGGGAACTCCAGGTTTCCACGCTTCTCGCGCAATGCCTGCTCAACCGGGGCTTCTCGTCGGCCGATCACACCGCCCGTTTCCTGGAACCGCGCCTCGCGAATCTCGCCGATCCCATTCTGCTCCCGGACATGGATCGGGCCGTGGCCCTGCTGCTCACGGCTCGGGAAGAGCGCCAGCCGCTCGTGATTTTCGGGGACTATGATGTTGACGGTGTCACCTCCACGGCATTGCTGCTCGAAGTGTTCGAACACCTCGGCATCGTGGCCGAAGCCTATCTGCCGCGTCGGATGGACGAGGGTTACGGGCTGAGCCAGGAAGCGGTGGAGAACTGCCTTCGAAAATTTCCAGCAACGCTGGTCCTCGCCGTCGATTGCGGATCCACGTCCGTGGAAACCATCCGCGACCTGGCACAACGCGGCGTTCAGACGATCGTGCTCGATCATCATCAGGTGTGCGATCCCGCTCCCGACGCGGCTGCGCTGGTGAATCCTCAGCGTTCGCTGAGGGCGGGCCCCGGCGCGGGTGCGTTCACGGAACTGTGCTCCGCCGGCCTGGCTTTCAAGCTGGCGCACGCTCTCGTTAAGAAAAGCCGCGAACTCGGCATTCCCGGAGCCGCCGACTACGATCTGCGCCCGCTCCTGGATCTCGTAGCGTTGGGAACCATTGCCGACATCGTGCCACTCATCGGCGAAAACCGGATCCTGGTTGCCTCAGGGTTGGCGCGCCTGAATCGCACCGAGCGGCCAGGGCTTCTCGCTTTGAAGCAGGTGGCGGGGATTACATCGCCGCTCGGAACCTATGAAGCCGGCTTTCAGCTCGCCCCCCGCCTCAACGCCGCAGGCAGGCTGGAAACGGCCGAGGATGCCCTGCGCCTGCTCCGTGCCAAAAGTATTGATGAAGCCCTTCCGCTCGCCCGCACCCTGGATGAGCGGAATCGCGAACGGCAAACCATTGAACGGAGCATTGTCGATGACGTGATCGGCGCGATCCGTGCGAAGTTTGATCCCACGAAAGATTTCGTCATTGTGGAAGGACAACTGCCCTGGCACATCGGGGTTGTGGGCATCGTTGCCTCGCGCGTGCTCCAGGAGTTTTATCGGCCCACCATCATTGTTGGCGGAGACGGGGCGCATTGGCGCGGTTCCGGTCGCAGCATTGCAGGGTTCGATCTGGCGGCGGCGTTGCGCGAGTGCAGCAGCCTGCTCGTTCGGCATGGCGGCCATGCGATGGCTGCGGGAGTAACGCTCGCGACCGGCAACCTCGAGGCGCTCCGCGTGCGCTTGAACGAACTGGCGCGACAACACTTGAAGACGGATGACCTGCATCCGCCTTTGCGATTGGACGCCGAAGTCAGCCTCAGCGATCTCACGCTGGGCCGGTTGCAGGAATTGGATCGACTGCGTCCCACGGGCCAGGGGAATCCCACCATCCAACTCTGCTCCCGCGGATTGACACACCAGCGACCTCTGCAACGCGTGGGGGCCAATCGCCAGCACGTCAAGATGTGGGTGACCGATGGAACGGCCGGACACGAAGCGGTGTGGTGGGGGGCCGGCAATGGTTCACTTCCGGTCGGCCAATTCGATCTCGCCTTTGCACCGCAGGTGAATGAATTCAATGGAAGACGTTGCGTTCAACTGAAGGTGCTCGACTGGCGCACAACCGGGGCCAGGTAG
- the ispD gene encoding 2-C-methyl-D-erythritol 4-phosphate cytidylyltransferase, translating into MQTAPLHTTAIIVAAGRGTRMGPNVDKIFLELAGRPVIAHTWQRFADSPSITDIVLVVRSGMEAAFHDLAAAFHLAKPYQLVAGGAERQDSVWNGLSAAGSNTEVVAIQDGARPCTSERLIAATIEAAWRSGAAVAARTITDTIKESADGHTVLRTLDRSRLWSVQTPQAFRRDVLLRALDEVRRRGLRVTDDTAACELTGQPVQLVSSTDPNPKVTRPEDLPYIQWLLRSLA; encoded by the coding sequence TTGCAAACAGCCCCACTGCATACCACAGCGATTATCGTCGCGGCCGGCCGCGGAACCCGCATGGGGCCGAACGTCGACAAAATATTTCTCGAACTCGCCGGCCGGCCGGTGATTGCGCACACGTGGCAGCGCTTCGCGGATTCACCCTCAATCACCGACATCGTTCTCGTCGTTCGTTCGGGAATGGAAGCAGCGTTCCACGATTTGGCAGCGGCATTTCATCTGGCCAAGCCTTATCAACTCGTCGCGGGTGGCGCGGAACGCCAGGACTCAGTTTGGAACGGATTGTCCGCAGCAGGCAGCAACACCGAAGTTGTGGCGATTCAGGACGGCGCGAGACCCTGCACATCGGAACGGCTGATTGCCGCGACCATCGAGGCGGCCTGGCGGTCCGGAGCGGCCGTCGCGGCACGGACGATCACCGACACAATCAAGGAGTCCGCCGACGGACACACGGTCCTGCGGACGTTAGATCGTTCCCGTTTATGGTCCGTTCAGACGCCGCAAGCCTTTCGAAGGGACGTGCTGCTGCGCGCCCTCGACGAAGTGCGCCGCCGCGGATTGCGGGTGACGGACGACACTGCGGCTTGCGAGCTGACAGGGCAGCCTGTTCAACTCGTGTCGTCTACCGATCCGAATCCGAAGGTCACACGTCCTGAGGATCTGCCCTACATTCAATGGCTATTGCGATCCTTGGCTTGA